From the Oncorhynchus nerka isolate Pitt River linkage group LG20, Oner_Uvic_2.0, whole genome shotgun sequence genome, one window contains:
- the LOC115103025 gene encoding myosin-6, which translates to MGDAHMAEFGPAAPYLRKSDRERLEAQTRPFDMKKECFVPDTEVEFVKASITSRDGDKVTADTANGKTVTVKDCDVHPQNPPKFDKIEDMAMFTFLHEPAVLFNLKERYAAWMIYTYSGLFCVTVNPYKWLPVYNQEVVSAYRGKKRSEAPPHIFSISDNAYQYMLTDRENQSILITGESGAGKTVNTKRVIQYYASIAAVGGKKDTASEKKGTLEDQIIQANPALEAFGNAKTIRNDNSSRFGKFIRIHFAASGKLASADIETYLLEKSRVTFQLKAERDYHIFYQILSQRKPELLEMMLITNNPYDYQFISQGETTVASIDDGDELCATDEAFDVLGFTQEEKNGIYKLTGAIMHYGNMKFKLKQREEQAEADGTEDADKVSYLMGLNSADLIKGLCHPRVKVGNEWVTKGQTVQQVNYSIGALSKSVYEKMFLWMVVRINQSLDTKQPRQYFIGVLDIAGFEIFDYNTFEQLCINFTNEKLQQFFNHHMFVLEQEEYKKEGIEWEFIDFGMDLQACIDLIEKPMGIMSILEEECMFPKASDATFKSKLYDNHLGKSNNFQKPRLMKGKPEAHFSLIHYAGTVDYNIFNWLVKNKDPLNETVVGLFQKSNLKLLTVLFQNYAGTDAADDSKASGKKKKGSSFQTVSALHRENLNKLMTNLRSTHPHFVRCIIPNETKTPGAMENPLVMHQLRCNGVLEGIRICRKGFPNRVLYGDFKQRYRILNPAAIPEGQFIDSKKGAEKLLGSLDIDHTQYRFGHTKVFFKAGLLGQLEEMRDDRLSLIITGIQSRARGLLARAEFQKIVERRDALLVIQWNVRAFMGVKNWPWMKLFFKIKPLLKSAESEKEMANMKEEFLKLKEAYAKSEARRKELEEKMVSLLQEKNDLQLSVQAEQDNLCDAEERCEQLIKHKIQLEAKSKELTERLEDEEEMNAELTAKKRKLEDECSEIKKDIDDLELTLAKVEKEKHATENKVKNLTEEMAALDEIIAKLTKEKKALQEAHQQTLDDLQSEEDKVNTLTKAKAKLEQQVDDLEGSLEQEKKVRMDLERAKRKLEGDLKLTQESLMDLENDKQQLEERLKKKDFEVSQLNSKIEDEQAANIQLQKKLKELQARIEELEEELEAERAARAKVEKQRADLARELEDISERLEEAGGATSVQIEMNKKRENEFLKLRRDLEEATLQHEATAATLRKKQADSVADLGEQIDNLQRVKQKLEKEKSELRLELDDVVSNMEHIVKSKTNLEKACRTLEDQMSEYRAKYEEGMRSINDFSMCKARLQTENGELSRQLEEKDSLVSQLSRGKLSYTQQIEDLKRQLEEETKAKNALAHAVQSARHDGDLLREQYEEEQEAKAELQRGMSKANSEVAQWRTKYETDAIQRTEELEEAKKKLAQRLQDAEEAVEAVNAKCSSLEKTKHRLQNEIEDLMVDVERSNAAAAALDKKQRNFDKVLSEWKQKYEESQCELESSQKEARSLSTELFKLKNSYEETLDQLETMKRENKNLQEEISDLTEQLGEGGKSIHELEKIRKQLEQEKSEIQSALEEAEASLEHEEGKILRAQLEFNQVKADIERKLTEKDEEMEQSKRNLQRAIDTLQSSLEAECRSRTEALRLKKKMEGDLNEMEIQLSQSNRQASEAQKQLKSVHAHLKDAQLQLDDSLRSNDDLKENIAIVERRNNLMQAELEELRSCLEQTERGRKLAEQELLDISERVQLLHSQNTSLLNQKKKLESDTNQLQTEVEEAVQECRNAEEKAKKAITDAAMMAEELKKEQDTSSHLERMKKNMEQTIKDLQHRLDEAEQIAMKGGKKQVQKLENRVRELENEVEGEQKKGADAIKGIRKYERRIKELTYQTDEDRKNMTRLQDLVDKLQLKVKAYKRSAEEAEEQANNHLGKFRKIQHELDEAEERADIAESQVNKLRAKSRDVGSKKGHDEE; encoded by the exons ATGGGAGACGCTCATATGGCAGAGTTCGGGCCCGCAGCCCCTTACTTGAGGAAGTCAGACAGGGAGCGTCTGGAGGCCCAGACCCGTCCCTTCGACATGAAGAAGGAATGCTTTGTGCCTGACACCGAAGTGGAATTTGTGAAGGCTTCCATCACCAGCAGAGATGGTGACAAAGTCACTGCTGACACTGCGAATGGGAAG actgtgactgtgaagGACTGTGATGTCCACCCTCAGAACCCGCCAAAGTTTGATAAAATTGAAGACATGGCAATGTTTACCTTCCTTCATGAGCCAGCTGTGCTGTTCAACCTCAAAGAGCGTTATGCAGCATGGATGATCTAC ACCTACTCCGGGCTGTTCTGTGTCACTGTCAACCCCTACAAGTGGCTGCCAGTATATAACCAGGAGGTGGTCTCAGCCTACAGAGGCAAGAAGAGGAGTGAAGCTCCTCCTCACATCTTTTCTATCTCCGATAACGCCTATCAGTACATGCTGACAG ACAGGGAGAACCAATCCATTCTTATCAC CGGAGAATCTGGTGCTGGGAAGACTGTCAACACCAAGAGAGTCATTCAGTACTACGCCAGTATTGCAGCTGTAGGAGGAAAGAAGGACACAGCCTCTGAGAAAAAG GGGACTTTGGAGGATCAAATCATCCAGGCTAACCCAGCTCTGGAGGCATTTGGTAACGCCAAGACCATTAGAAATGACAACTCTTCAAGATTC GGCAAATTCATCCGAATTCATTTTGCTGCTAGTGGAAAGCTAGCCTCCGCAGACATTGAGACCT ATCTGTTAGAGAAGTCCCGTGTGACTTTCCAGCTCAAGGCTGAGAGAGACTATCACATTTTCTACCAGATTCTGTCCCAAAGGAAACCAGAGTTGCTCG AGATGATGCTCATCACCAACAACCCCTATGACTACCAATTCATCTCCCAAGGAGAGACAACTGTAGCCTCCATCGACGATGGTGATGAGTTGTGTGCCACCGAT GAAGCTTTTGATGTCCTGGGCTTCACTCAGGAGGAGAAGAATGGCATTTACAAGCTGACTGGTGCTATCATGCACTATGGCAACATGAAGTTCAAACTGAAACAGCGCGAGGAGCAGGCAGAGGCTGATGGCACTGAGG ATGCTGACAAAGTGTCATATCTGATGGGCCTGAACTCTGCTGACCTCATCAAGGGTCTCTGTCACCCAAGGGTCAAAGTAGGGAACGAGTGGGTCACCAAGGGGCAAACTGTCCAACAG GTGAACTATTCCATTGGTGCACTGTCAAAGTCAGTGTATGAAAAGATGTTCCTCTGGATGGTGGTGAGAATCAACCAATCCTTGGACACCAAGCAGCCTCGCCAGTACTTCATTGGTGTATTGGACATCGCTGGGTTTGAGATCTTTGAT TACAACACCTTTGAGCAGCTCTGCATCAACTTCACCAATGAAAAGCTGCAACAGTTTTTCAACCACCACATGTTTGTGCTGGAGCAAGAGGAGTACAAGAAAGAGGGAATTGAATGGGAGTTCATTGACTTTGGCATGGACTTGCAGGCTTGCATTGACCTTATTGAAAAG CCAATGGGTATCATGTCCATCCTTGAAGAGGAGTGCATGTTCCCCAAGGCCAGCGATGCTACCTTTAAATCCAAGCTTTACGACAACCATCTTGGAAAATCCAACAACTTCCAGAAGCCCAGGCTTATGAAAGGGAAACCAGAGGCTCATTTCTCCCTGATTCACTATGCTGGTACTGTGGACTACAATATTTTCAACTGGCTGGTAAAGAACAAGGATCCACTGAATGAGACTGTGGTCGGACTGTTCCAGAAGTCTAACCTCAAACTGTTGACCGTGCTCTTCCAGAATTATGCTGGAACAGATGCTG CTGATGATAGCAAGGCAAGTGGAAAGAAGAAGAAGGGATCATCCTTTCAGACTGTGTCTGCCTTGCACAGG GAAAACCTGAACAAGCTGATGACCAACTTGAGGTCCACTCACCCTCACTTTGTGCGCTGCATCATCCCCAATGAGACAAAGACTCCTGGGGCCATGGAGAATCCTCTGGTCATGCACCAGCTGCGCTGTAACGGTGTGCTGGAAGGCatcaggatctgcagaaaagGCTTCCCCAATAGGGTCCTGTATGGAGACTTCAAGCAGAG ATACCGTATCCTGAATCCTGCTGCCATCCCCGAAGGACAGTTTATTGACAGCAAGAAAGGAGCTGAGAAATTACTTGGGTCTTTGGATATTGATCACACTCAATACAGATTTGGACACACTAAG GTGTTCTTCAAGGCTGGTCTACTTGGTCAgctggaggagatgagagatgacCGTTTGTCCCTCATTATCACTGGAATCCAGTCCAGAGCACGCGGTCTGCTGGCTAGAGCTGAATTCCAGAAGATTGTTGAACGAAG AGATGCATTACTTGTGATCCAATGGAATGTACGTGCCTTCATGGGGGTCAAGAATTGGCCCTGGATGAAGCTATTCTTTAAGATCAAGCCTCTGCTGAAATCTGCTGAGTCTGAGAAAGAGATGGCCAACATGAAGGAGGAGTTCTTGAAGCTGAAAGAGGCTTATGCAAAGTCTGAGGCTCGCAGGAAGGAACTAGAGGAGAAAATGGTCTCTCTTCTCCAAGAGAAAAATGACTTACAGCTTTCAGTTCAGGCG GAGCAAGATAATCTTTGCGATGCTGAGGAAAGATGTGAACAACTGATCAAACACAAGATTCAGTTGGAAGCTAAATCCAAAGAGCTGACTGAGAGactggaggatgaagaggagatgaATGCAGAACTGACCGCTAAGAAGAGGAAACTGGAGGACGAGTGCTCTGAGATAAAGAAGGACATTGATGACCTGGAGCTCACTCTGGCTAAAGTGGAGAAGGAGAAGCACGCCACAGAGAACAAG GTGAAGAACCTGACTGAGGAAATGGCAGCTCTGGATGAAATCATTGCCAAGCTGACCAAGGAGAAGAAAGCTCTCCAGGAGGCTCACCAGCAAACACTGGACGACCTGCAGAGTGAGGAAGACAAAGTCAACACTCTAACAAAGGCAAAGGCTAAGCTGGAGCAACAAGTTGATGAC CTTGAGGGTTCTCTGGAGCAAGAGAAGAAGGTCCGTATGGATCTTGAAAGAGCCAAGAGGAAGCTCGAGGGAGACTTGAAGTTGACCCAGGAAAGTCTAATGGACCTGGAGAATGATAAACAGCAACTAGAGGAACGTCTTAAGAA GAAAGACTTTGAGGTCAGCCAGCTGAACAGTAAAATAGAAGATGAGCAAGCAGCTAACATTCAGCTGCAGAAGAAACTAAAGGAGCTTCAG GCTCGTATTGAGGAGCTGGAGGAAGAGCTCGAGGCAGAAAGAGCTGCCCGAGCCAAGGTGGAGAAGCAAAGAGCAGACTTGGCCAGAGAGCTGGAGGACATCAGTGAGAGGCTGGAGGAGGCTGGTGGAGCCACATCTGTCCAGATTGAGATGAACAAGAAGAGGGAGAATGAGTTCCTGAAGCTCCGCAGAGACCTTGAAGAGGCCACTCTGCAGCACGAGGCTACAGCTGCCACACTCAGGAAAAAACAAGCTGACAGTGTCGCTGACCTTGGGGAACAAATAGACAACTTGCAGAGAGTGAAGCAGAagctggagaaggagaagagcgAGCTCAGGCTTGAACTTGATGATGTTGTCTCCAACATGGAACATATTGTGAAGTCCAAG ACCAATTTAGAGAAGGCATGCAGGACCTTGGAAGATCAGATGAGTGAATATCGGGCAAAGTATGAGGAGGGCATGCGCAGTATCAATGACTTCAGCATGTGTAAAGCTAGGCTGCAGACAGAGAATG GGGAGCTTTCCAGGCAGCTTGAGGAGAAGGACTCCCTTGTATCTCAGCTAAGTAGAGGGAAGCTGTCCTACACTCAGCAGATTGAGGACCTCAAAAGACAACTGGAGGAGGAAACAAAG GCAAAGAATGCACTAGCCCATGCAGTGCAATCTGCTCGACATGATGGTGACCTGCTCCGTGAGCAGtatgaggaggagcaggaggccaAGGCTGAGCTGCAGCGTGGCATGTCCAAGGCTAACTCTGAGGTGGCTCAGTGGAGAACAAAGTACGAGACCGATGCCATTCAGAGGACTGAGGAGCTGGAGGAAGCCAA GAAGAAGCTGGCTCAGCGTCTGCAGGATGCTGAAGAAGCTGTGGAGGCAGTGAACGCCAAGTGTTCCTCCCTGGAGAAGACCAAACACAGACTGCAGAATGAGATTGAAGATCTCATGGTGGATGTGGAACGgtctaatgctgctgctgctgctctggacAAGAAACAAAGAAACTTTGACAAA GTTCTGTCTGAGTGGAAGCAGAAGTATGAGGAGTCTCAGTGTGAGCTAGAGAGCTCACAGAAAGAGGCCAGGTCTCTGAGCACTGAACTCTTCAAGCTGAAGAACTCCTATGAGGAAACTTTGGATCAGCTCGAGACAATGAAGAGGGAGAACAAGAACCTCCAAG AGGAGATTTCCGACCTTACTGAGCAACTTGGTGAAGGAGGAAAGAGCATCCACGAGCTGGAGAAAATAAGGAAACAGCTGGAACAGGAGAAAAGTGAGATCCAATCTGCTCTGGAGGAAGCTGAG GCTTCTCTGGAACACGAGGAGGGTAAGATTCTGAGAGCCCAGCTAGAGTTTAATCAGGTAAAGGCTGATATTGAGCGCAAGCTGACTGAGAAGGACGAGGAGATGGAGCAGTCCAAGAGGAATCTGCAGAGGGCCATTGATACCCTGCAGAGCTCTCTTGAGGCAGAGTGCCGGAGCAGGACTGAGGCCCTCAGGCTGaaaaagaagatggagggagacctCAATGAGATGGAAATCCAGCTCAGCCAATCCAACAGGCAGGCATCAGAGGCCCAGAAACAGCTAAAGAGTGTTCATGCTCATCTGAAG GATGCCCAACTCCAGTTAGATGACTCTCTTCGTTCCAATGATGATCTGAAGGAAAACATTGCCATTGTAGAGAGACGCAACAATCTGATGCAGGCAGAGCTGGAGGAGCTAAGAAGCTGTCTtgaacagactgagagaggccgCAAGCTGGCTGAGCAAGAGCTGCTGGACATCAGTGAGCGGGTGCAGCTGCTGCACTCACAG AACACCAGCCTGCTGAACCAAAAGAAGAAGCTGGAGAGCGACACAAACCAGCTTCAGactgaggtggaggaggcagtCCAGGAGTGCAGAAATGCTGAAGAAAAGGCCAAGAAGGCCATTACTGATGCTGCCATGATGGCAGAGGAGTTGAAGAAGGAGCAGGACACCAGTTCTCACCTGGAGCGAATGAAGAAGAACATGGAGCAGACCATCAAGGACCTGCAGCACCGCCTGGATGAGGCTGAACAAATCGCCATGAAGGGGGGCAAGAAGCAGGTTCAGAAGCTGGAGAACAGG GTGAGGGAGCTGGAGAATGAGGTCGAGGGTGAGCAGAAGAAGGGTGCTGATGCAATCAAAGGAATTCGTAAATATGAGAGGCGTATCAAGGAACTCACCTACCAG ACTGATGAGGACCGCAAGAATATGACCCGCCTCCAAGACCTTGTGGATAAGCTGCAACTGAAAGTGAAAGCCTACAAGAGATCTGCCGAGGAAGCT GAGGAGCAAGCCAACAACCATCTGGGCAAGTTCCGCAAAATACAACATGAGCTGGACGAGGCTGAGGAAAGGGCCGACATCGCTGAGTCTCAGGTCAACAAGCTGCGTGCCAAGAGCCGTGATGTTGGTTCCAAG AAAGGGCACGATGAAGAGTGA